Within the Stegostoma tigrinum isolate sSteTig4 chromosome 35, sSteTig4.hap1, whole genome shotgun sequence genome, the region cttcttcgtgaagagggtcctgttgggctgttgtgggttcgctgctgcggacatttactgcctgcaggatttccccggaggaggtttttatgatgtgaccttcaggagtgccaagctttgcgagcacttcctggaggttttcaaggagaaaggaggggagggccccctctctgtatcgaccgctgtcccgctgtttgtgatgccagcgcagaggagccgtatggtgactatacacatgtacaacccgcatgtgccagcggttgatgtcctgaccttccttggaaggtacgtgaaggtggaaggggacctaactgacatcatggacccctttggcatctggaccagtaagaggcaggtcaaggtgatgctgaggacagGCGCgaacgggaatgtcgtacacccaccgtccagcttcgcaatcggcgggagcaagggctacctgacctatgcagggcaacctcaagtctgccatgcctgtggtaggtcaggccacgtggcggccgactgcaaagccaccatctgcaggaactgcagggaggagggacaccttgcaaaggattgcccacaagagaaaagccgcaacctttgcggggaagcgggccacctctatagggcatgcccgcagcgggggaccacctacgcccaggtcactgaCAGGGGCattgcggggccagcccccccggaggagaggaaggcactagggcccagcaaggaccccaccaatgtgcaggagggcccggctgtgcaggagggcccagccccgtaggatgggcccgaggccagcaaagcgcccctgcaggctctgctcccccccgacaacccgcagtcgatggaggcggcgacaggcgacccaggggagtggacgacggtccggaaagcgaggaggaaggtgcgtcgacgggcccacgAACCACAAACATCAGGCAGGAAgaagcagctacaggggggcGAAAGAGCTCcgctgacgagggggattcggagagggcccgcacgaagcagaagttaaagatctcgattGAGAACGAAAGCAGCatcccgcttccaggtgacgggaggcgtcctgaggctccctccgacaccaagtcaagtgccgctggggcactggagggccccccggaacttccaggcgagAAGGAGGacacagcgcgtccccagccagACCCAGAGGGGAGCCTCCTGcatccgcacccctgacggggggatgccacccgaaaggcagcacggacggtttcctgagcccagaaagcgtccagcagttagcccgggcaatgggcatgaagggacagacggaggggctggaccttggacttggggagggtactgcggtcactgcccacaatgggggtacgagttgcgagcattaatgtgcgcagtgtcaagtccaccgcaagatgtgtgtccacattgaagacttcaattgcatcatcgatgcagatggaagttCCGGCacggggacagcgggtggggggagtcaactggacgtcacgtccagattcctgatggacacGGTggaggacgccaagctgctcgacgtcttcagcacccctgcagacgtagcgcagcggaggtacacctggtcgcggccagacgggtctacccgttcaaggatagacttcctgtttgtgtcaagggcgatctcggtcaggtccaccagcgtcgagccggtgttcttatctgaccactgcctcctgctggccgactgtcactcacaggacgaccagctggccagcaaggggacgtggaagctcaacacgactctgttgaccccagagaacgccgaggagcttaagagggagtacgccggttggagaaccgtgaaacccctctttgagtctccaggcgactggtgggagacggtgaaggagaacatcaagacgTCCTTTGTCCTccagggtgtttggaaggcgagagagaggcggggaaagctgtcgcgactccagaaaagggtgcacaacctgctccttctgcagttgatgggggtcgatgtcacggaggacctccgcgaggtaaggggccagcaagcctcgctcttcaccgcagaggcctccaggataatcttccggtccagggtccgttccgtggagcaggacgagacgtgctcgcgtttcttctttcagaaggtgcacaaagagagctctgtgcttagccggctgaaggaggacgacagctcggcgacgtcgtctcggcccgacattttgacgATCAGCAggtccttctatgctggactgtacgacacgaagcccgcggacagcacggcctccgagtcgttcctgtcgtctatcacggaggtcttagacgacggcacgagggagtggctggaccggccgatatccctggacgagctgaccagagccctcaagtccttcgagaggaataggactcccggaagcgacagcttaccggtcgagctgtattccgctctgtgggacctggtcggccaggacctgctggaggtgtacaatagtgcgcttcgggcaggggaaatgtgcaagtccatgaggaagggcatcatcaccctcatttacaagaggaagggggagagggaagaaattaagaattggcgtcccatttcactattgaacatggacgacaaaatcttggccaaggtcatagccaaccgggtcaggtctgtcctggagtcggtgattcaccctgaccaaacctgtgctgtgctgggcaggaagatcgctgagagtctcgtgctcatcagggatacgatcgcctacgtacaggacaggcgggtggacacctgcctcgtcagcctggaccaggagaaggccttcgacagggactctcatgcttacatgagagacgtcctctccaaattggggttcggggagggcatccgtaattggatccggctgctctacgccattATCGTtcgtgcagtctcgatcaacgggtgggaatcagacagttttcctgttagatctggagtcaggcagggctgcccgcgctctcctgccttgttcgtgtggtgtgtggagcccttcgctgcctccatcaggaaggacgtgagcctgaggggcgtgactatcccaggcagcggaggcctccaggtcaagacctccctgtacatggacgatgtcgccgtcttctgcacccatcgtcggtcggtgagtagactattggacatttgcagccagtttgaactggcctcgggtgccaaagtcaataggggtaagagcgaggtcatgttcttcgggaactgggacgaccgctccttcatccccttcaccgtcaggacagactacctgaaggtgctcagtgtatggtttggtggagctggggcgtgcactaagacttgggaggagcgtatcaccaaattgaaggagaagctgggcaggtggacgctccggtccctctccatcgcgggtaagaacctggttgtcaggtgcgaggggctttcggtccTGTTGTATGttgtgcaggcctggcctattccccgtacctgcgccgctgcggtcacccgggccatcttccacttcatttgggggtcgaggatggaccgggtccgcagggacaccgtgtacaaagacctgggaaatgggggaaagggcgtaccgaacgccaccctcgccctgacggctacctttgtgtgcggctgcgtcaagctgtgtgtagatcctcagtacgcaaacaccaagtgtcactacttaccgaggttctacctgtccccggtgttgcgaaggatgggcctggcctcgttgccgcggaacgctccgagtagttggaccgttccgtaccacctgtccttcgtggagaaatttttgaaaggaaacacctttgaccacaaggccgtcaggcagtggtcagcacgtagtatcctcgggacccttcgggaaaaggagagggtggatcccgtcgtgtggttccccacgcagactgccaaagtcgtttggcagaatgcctcatcgccagaactttcaaacaagcacaaggacattgcttggctggcggtgagaggggctctgctagTGAgctcctttatgcatgcccggaatctctgcgccaccgcacgctgccctcgaggtggctgcggagcggggaggagactgtcgatcacctccttctggagtgtgcctatgcgcaggaggtctggagggggatgcagtggtatttgtcgaggttcgtcccgagcagctccgtgacgcgggactctgtgctctacgggctgtttccggggacgcacaccgagaccaacatcaactgcgcctggaggactatcaatgcggtgaaagacgctctttggtctgcccgcaacttgctggtctgccagctgaaagaactcaccccgaccgagtgttgcagactggcgcactccaaggtccaggactacgtgctgagggacacgctgaAGCTTGGgacagccgccgccaaggcgcggtggggaaagaccaccgtatgaaacccctcgtccagaatcgaaaaaaagaaccctatctggtaactgggcccagctggcgccttccccaactggtcagggggccaacggggactgtgcggggagacgactgccggggtgttttctttgctttgttttttttgccttctttattttttgcctttagttggtctATATACCCcgtgggtaacccggagcggcttgcatgactggctaggtgtataaatatgttttatttttgtacctgttatgaataaagtatatttcttcaaataaaaaaaaaatcatcccaacccacatccccatcactgcctccccaacttctcacagacacaaagacacacattaTGTCTCTGTGTGCAGCGAGCTGACCCTGcagcctttctctctgtctctgacattTTGTGAGATCTGCAGCACTCCTCCTCATTTCCTGAACATCTCTCTGGATCAAGTTCATTGCAGCTTTTAAATCATTGCGTTTTCCTTCCATGTTTCCATTTCAGCTTTAACTGTTTGGAATTTTCCCTCTCACTTATTCTCCTTGTGAGCAGTTTCTCACATTGCACCTGGTCCTGGTTCATCTGTACCAAGTCCCATATTCTTCTGTCCCTGCAGATTGGTTACTCTGTCACTGAGGCAGGCTCCCTCCTCACAGAGTCTCTTGTCCTCTTTCTCTAGTCTTTCCCTCTCTACCTTCTCTGCCTTAACTTGCtgtcagccttccatccattcagCATTGTGTTAACATCAGCCATCTAGTCTCAGTGTCTGGTACCCCCCGTCTGCACCTTTCTTCCTGCAGCTTCTGGTCAGCATCTCCCAGGCAGCGATGTCAGCAGCTTGTCCCCTTCTCCTGTCTTTCCATTCctattccccctccctctccctgtcccctctGCAGCCTCTGGCTAACGGTGTGAAGATGTGGACTGAACGttgccttctcaaggacagttggAAGACGGATATTAAAAAGTTGGCCTTTCCAGGACGACACATCCATTACCAATAAAACTAAGCGGGCAAGTAACAAAACAAGGGAGGACCCTTGAGGGGAGTGAATGGAACGACAATGGGTAATTTCCATCTAAAATTGAAGCCAAGGTGAAAATACATTTGAAGGAAAAGTGAAGACAGGATTCACCACTGCTGGTGGATGCCAACGCATTTGATTTCATCCCAATTGAATCCACAGTGGCAGGGATTGCTGAGGTTTAGCTGCAGAGTAAAGCGCATTCTGCTCTCTCCACAtagaacactcccaggacaggtacattGTGGAATTATATACAGAGTAATGTTCCCTTACGATGTATCAAACTCTCCCTGGACAGCTGCAGATAAAGCGTAAAGCTGTATCTACACTGCCCGCATTGACACTCCAAGGAAAGGGACAGCGCACGGTTTGATACCGAATACAGGTGACCTTCAAACGGTACCAGGACAGGTAATAGTATGGAGCAAGATAGTGAATAAACTTActctttcttttaaactgaaagaaagGTTCCCTTTACACTGCCTCAATTAAACattcctgggatgcagtgggttgggagTTGACCGGGGGAGCGGTGGTCGCTGGGTTAGGATAGAGCATGGAACATGAGACAAACCTGAAGAACACTTCTTTTGTCCAGTCCAATCCCCATCCAGGGACACTTCTCTGTATGGCTCACTGTCAGACACTCGAGGTCAGGAAAGGTTAAACCCACCAACACCCGCCTGAACCAATGATCCATGTTTGATGATTGTCCTCAGGAGCCCCGTCACCATGAGAAATTGTGGAGCTGAATGCAGTCAGGTGACAGCACAGCAACTCCCAGCCATTCCTAATGGTCCAAATGGAACACGCCCTCCTGGTGATCAATGCCAGAGTTTAGTCATTGGTGGAAATTGCAGAGACTGGGGCTGGTTCAttggttcaatgttgctgccTCTGGCCTGATTGGTGTCAGGTGGGTGCAGGTTGTGTGTACaaatggagctgggtgggggctggaagggATGCTTGTGTTGTTTgggatcatgggggattttgtaGTGAGGGGTTTGTTCCTTCTGTTGGTGTTAGTTGGAGCTGTTTGTTGCTCTGAAACTTGGCAACAGTTTCTGAGCCAGAGGTATCCATGGAGAATAGTGAGAGCCACTCCTGTACCTGAGAGAGTCCCTCCTCATGGGGgtcccattggttccagtttcagaatgtctgagggtgggagtgtgtctcCACTGCAGACTGTGATGGTGCAGTGTGGAGAGCACAAGCTGCTGGTCAGGGcccagttggatttatttggAACCAGGCACCCAATTAAAGCTGCTGACCTGACACTGGGGACAGTGGGTTGTCGGCCAACCAGGATCTACCCTGAGAACCACACCGTCCTCTTCGATTACGGGCTGCATGAGTGTGGCAGCAGACTGCAGGTAATGAGTCCGCTGTACTTGCCTGCCTGACTTGTTCTTCCCCCCTCCTAccttcccacttcaagctgcaccttcttcacttcctacctactaaccttatcccacccccttgatctgtccatcctccccagactgacttatccccttcctacctccccacccatactctgctcttctcctctatccatctttagtctGTCTCCCTGCTTCTCCCCACTTATTTCAGAATTGCCTCCCAatcccctcttctgatgaagagtcttggcCTTTTCAGCCAAGTCAGCTTTTGGGGCCCTAAgatcctgctgtgtccatccagccccacactttgttatacctgCTGGTAGCTTGGTCTGGGTGTTGTTCAACTTGTGTAACCCTGGCTGCGGTGACATGAATGGTCTCTAGCTGTATTAATCCACAATCTGGCCTTAGGCTGTGCTTGGCCTCTGCTTGAATTTCTGTCTGTTCTAGATGTTTTGAAATGTTCTGTTTCTTTGTGTACTTCCAGCTTGTTCTCAGTCAGATTTGTTTGGATGTGGtattttcaattcagttctcaaCCATGCTCTACTGACAGCAAGATGCTGTATTGATTTGAGCTCCAAACTGTTGACTGATTAGAATTTGTGTAATATTTCTAAAgtagtaacttctgtttctgtattcCAGACAGCCATAGtcccataagacatgggagtggaagtgaggccattaggcccatcaagtctactctgccatttaaatcatggctggtgggcacttcaactccacttccctgctctctctccctgtagcccctgattccttctgagatctgCCATGTCCTGGCCTcgactgcactccatggcaatgaattccacaagcccaccactttctggctgaagaaatgttgtcttgtttcattttcaactttaccccctctaattttcaggctgtgcccacaggtcctagtctcgcCGCCTAACAGGAACACCTTCCGAGTGTTAACCCCTTCTAGGCCACTTTTCATTGACTTATTGCCCCTGAACACTCATGCTTATGCCTCAGATCTTTCTACCCCTGTCCCACAAATCTTGGTTCTTTACAAGTCTGTTTAGTCTCTCTCATAGAGAATTCGAGTTATTTGGAGTTGCTTGTAGCTTTGCTTGTCTGGGTCCTTAAAGAATGCATCCAATGGGATGAAGCCATTGTGAGCCCTGTCCTGCCCCTTCTCAGTTCAGATCAGTTCCTAATTCCTTAGCCTGGTATCTTTCAGATGACTGGAGATTTCCTGATCTACACCACCCACCTGACCCACATCCCAAACTATCCTGGGTCTGTCATTGTGCGAACCAATGGGGCTGTCATTCCCATTGTGTGTCGTTATTTCAGGTGAGAGTCTTCATTTGATTGATCAACATTTATTTTCAGCCACAGTGGTTGTCTTTGTGTTGTAAAATGGCTGCCCTGTCTCTACCCAGGAAGGGCAATGtgagcagtaaccccatcaagcCCACTTGGATCCCATTCAGCTCCACCAGGTCTAGAGAAGGGCATCTGTCGTTCTCCCTGCGTCTAATGAATGGTATGTGATGGCTGGCTGGGGAGGGATCTCCTGGTGTCACTCACTGGGGGTTGCACCCACTGTCTCTCCAACCCTTGTCCTCTTGTACTTCAGGTGACTGGCTTACAGAGCGCACTTCCACTGTCTACTCCCTGGGAGAACTCATTCACATTGAGGCGTCTGTTTCAATGGACAACCACGTGCCCCTGAAGCTGTACATTGACCGCTGTGTGGCTACACTGAGCCCAGGCAAGGACTCCAGCCCCAGATACAGCATCATTGACTACAATGGGTAAGGagctctctgctttctccagctgcttcCATCTCAATGGCTTCACTCCATTCACTTCATGGCCCTTTGTTCACCTGCAGTTGCCTCGTGGACAGCCAAGCTGAGGACTCCTTTTCGACCTTTGTGTTGCTGAGAGACCAGCGGGAGCCGGACAAGCTCAGGTTTGACCTGGATGCCTTCCGCTTCTATGGAGATGAGCGTTCCTTGGTAAGAGCAAGCTGCTGACTGGCTTCTCCCCACAGGGTGGGAGTGGCTAAACACTGACATGTGCTGAATGTGTCCCTCAGATTTTCATCACCTGTCACCTGAGAGTTGCTGCAGTGGATCAGGGAGATTCCAGGAACAAAGCTTGCACTTTCCAGAAGCTGCACAAGATGTGAGTGTCCCCCACTCCATGCCCCTTAGTGATGTTGTTGGAGAGGTGATGCACCGTGTGGTTGAATGGGCTGTTTCTCCTATTTAGCTGGACCCCACTGGAAGAGTCGACCAGTGACGTTTGTGCCTGTTGCCATGTCGGGAACTGTGGTAGCACAGGGGAGATCGTGTTCCCGTCCAGAGGAAGGAGAGATGTTGGAGCTGAAGCTGGTAGGTAACGGCCCCACTCTGGGGACTATACCCTCCTTCC harbors:
- the LOC132206303 gene encoding zona pellucida sperm-binding protein 3-like, with product MVTSRLRGQDENVETSWRWAPFGSICFSQIKDCLRMSISRVIGFLRALKIMKGPSREQKHLSTSLNALYHLDTVMVQCGEHKLLVRAQLDLFGTRHPIKAADLTLGTVGCRPTRIYPENHTVLFDYGLHECGSRLQMTGDFLIYTTHLTHIPNYPGSVIVRTNGAVIPIVCRYFRKGNVSSNPIKPTWIPFSSTRSREGHLSFSLRLMNGDWLTERTSTVYSLGELIHIEASVSMDNHVPLKLYIDRCVATLSPGKDSSPRYSIIDYNGCLVDSQAEDSFSTFVLLRDQREPDKLRFDLDAFRFYGDERSLIFITCHLRVAAVDQGDSRNKACTFQKLHKIWTPLEESTSDVCACCHVGNCGSTGEIVFPSRGRRDVGAEAGSEAGLKWEGEASVGPLLVLDPELTSLATEPLTEVEQRMQDMSPGGLQSELVVMVSLTVTAVSLISASLMALFLYRKHKQTPVTSLNDQ